Genomic DNA from Desulfuromonas versatilis:
GTGAGAGCGGTACGGGCAAGGAGCTTGTCGCCAAGGCCATCCATTACAACAGCGAACGGCGCGATAAGCCTTTTGTCCCAATCAACTGCGGTGCGATCCCCGAAAATCTGCTGGAGAGCGAACTGTTCGGCCACGAAAAAGGCTCCTTTACCGGGGCGGTACAGCAGAAGCAGGGGCTATTTCAGGTGGCCGAGGGAGGCACGATCTTCCTCGACGAGATCGCCGAACTGCCGCAGATGATGCAAGTCAAGCTGTTGCGGGTTCTTCAAGAGCGGGAGATTCGCAGGGTAGGGGGGACCAAGGATATCCCGGTGGACGTGCGCCTGGTGGCCGCCACCAACAAGACCCTGGAGCAGCAGGTCGCCGACGGTCAGTTTCGGGAGGATCTCTTTTACCGGCTCAACGTGATACGCATTCAGCTCCCTTCGCTGCGCGAGCGGCGCGAGGATATCCCTCTGCTGATTGAGCATTTTTTTGAAAAAATCATCGGGGAAAAGGATATTCAGGTCGCCGAAGGGGCAATGCGTAGGTTGCTCGACTATCACTGGCCCGGCAACATTCGCGAACTTGAAAACGTTGTGGAGCGCTGCGTGGTCCTGGGGCAGTCCGAAGAGATAGGGGAGGATTGCCTGCCGGCCAATCTGCGCAGCGCTAATGGACCTGGCGCAGGCCCGGGGCTGGTTATTCCGGACTCGGGTTTTGACCTGGACGGTTATCTGGGGGAAATCGAGCAAAATATCCTGCTCAAGGCTCTGGACAAGACGGGAGGGGTCCGGAAAAAGGCTGCCGAACTGCTCGGAATCACCTTTCGCTCCATCCGCTACCGGTTGGCCAAGTTTGGGATCGACCCCGATGAGGAGGGGGGGTGACGGTTATTGTCACCTGCAAATGACGCAAAGGGGTAGGTATCGTGACACGTCAATATTGCCTGAAGGGTTGCAAGTCCACGAAAACAAACGAAAAAGTAAAATTTGAAAAGGGTTTTTACCTGTTGGCATGGGGGTTGCTTGTAGTAGTGCAAAGGATCGAGGGCTTCCCATCGATTCAAGGGAGGGAAAAAGAACAACCCGATCTCTTAGTGCCGGAGGGTCCGGCAGCCACTTGCCCACAGTTGAAAGGAGAAAGCGCATGCTGAAGAAATTCAGAAAGAACCAGAAGGGTTTCACCCTGATCGAACTGTTGATCGTTGTCGCGATCATCGGTATCCTCGCCGCCATCGCTATCCCCCAGTTCGCTTCCTATCGGCAGAAGGCGTTCAACTCCGCAGCCCAGAGTGACGTGCGGACCGTGCGTACCAACGTCGAAGCCTACTTTGCCGAAAACTACCACTACCCCAACTAACTTGACGAAATAAGGAGGATATAACGATGAGGAAAAATCTTTTCGCTCTGATCATGGCCGGCCTGCTCGTTGGGGCATTTGCTCTTCCGGCGATGGCTGCCGATTGTTCTGTAGATGGCACTTTTACTTCCTGTGACACTATTCCGGATGCTAATGGTGGTGCGGCAGACCTGACGGGCCTCACTTTCTCGCCCAATGTCACCTT
This window encodes:
- a CDS encoding type IV pilin protein; amino-acid sequence: MLKKFRKNQKGFTLIELLIVVAIIGILAAIAIPQFASYRQKAFNSAAQSDVRTVRTNVEAYFAENYHYPN
- a CDS encoding sigma-54-dependent transcriptional regulator, with amino-acid sequence MALDSSKYRILVVDDEESMREFLAIMLHREGYQVDVGMDGGQAVERLKECTYDLVISDIKMPRVSGIELLKHIKERFPETVVLMITAFSTTEEAVEAMKQGAYDYITKPFKNEEIRLIVQNALERKLLRQENLALKKELGKRYSFGNLVGKSKPMQEVYDLIQKVASSKANVLVTGESGTGKELVAKAIHYNSERRDKPFVPINCGAIPENLLESELFGHEKGSFTGAVQQKQGLFQVAEGGTIFLDEIAELPQMMQVKLLRVLQEREIRRVGGTKDIPVDVRLVAATNKTLEQQVADGQFREDLFYRLNVIRIQLPSLRERREDIPLLIEHFFEKIIGEKDIQVAEGAMRRLLDYHWPGNIRELENVVERCVVLGQSEEIGEDCLPANLRSANGPGAGPGLVIPDSGFDLDGYLGEIEQNILLKALDKTGGVRKKAAELLGITFRSIRYRLAKFGIDPDEEGG